A portion of the Acidisarcina polymorpha genome contains these proteins:
- a CDS encoding SET domain-containing protein: MGLIIRSSSIHAAGCYTTKRIANGSRIVEYTGQRITKDVADERYKDSIVTYLFGLGDGTYVIDGHGVAMFINHSCDANCETDETDGRVWIKAIRDIAAGEELLYDYNLYDGDEDPATCNCGAAKCRGSMYSVEELKRRKKAAVGKGSHNGAVRNARSK, translated from the coding sequence ATGGGCTTGATTATTCGTTCTTCCAGCATTCACGCCGCCGGTTGCTACACCACAAAGCGGATCGCCAACGGCTCCCGAATCGTCGAGTACACCGGTCAGCGCATCACCAAAGACGTAGCCGACGAACGATACAAAGACTCAATCGTCACCTACCTTTTCGGTCTAGGCGACGGCACTTACGTGATCGATGGGCATGGGGTCGCGATGTTCATCAATCACTCCTGCGATGCGAACTGTGAGACCGATGAAACTGACGGGCGCGTCTGGATCAAGGCCATCCGCGACATCGCCGCCGGCGAGGAACTGCTTTACGACTACAATCTCTACGATGGCGACGAAGATCCCGCCACGTGCAATTGCGGTGCGGCGAAATGCCGAGGATCGATGTACTCGGTCGAAGAGTTGAAGCGTCGAAAGAAGGCTGCCGTCGGGAAAGGCTCGCATAACGGTGCCGTAAGGAACGCGCGATCGAAGTAG
- the dnaX gene encoding DNA polymerase III subunit gamma/tau, which produces MAYLVLARKYRPQFFSDVAGQDHVTRTLMNALSQGRIAHGYIFSGHRGIGKTTIARILAMALNCRNAIGSAQRPTAEPCGVCESCTEIRAGNAVDVIEIDAATNRGIDEIRELRDAARYRPARDRYKIYILDEAHQITDAAFNALLKTLEEPPDHVVFMMATTQPEDIPQTIRSRCQHFSFHAVKFDDILEQLRTIAAQENVTATPAALALLAEAGDGSMRDALSIMDQAIASAPVTGDQPHLDAPQILELMGSVPNTVFERLMEAISENQSATVIEEINRLLNAGNSPAQLARQFVRYLRNCLMARLGGESSELLQISPDERARAARSAMLFSEEDLTRFLDVMLRTFDQLNYRQEQRFHLELGLLKLVHLQRLLPVEQFLSQLPVPGKTPGGGGLPGGGPVRTLRSTSPAPPSQAPTASPSSQQPGAKANSLPAVPFSPFGAETDRKMEDQAAKSESSPPPVPAAMSVPRAPTPLEVTSSAVEMPDAVALAGPVSTESEPENRVVQVERTLPTFDLDTLRDAVSNALEAAGHHTAAALLSNGNWLEADGNVRVEVRIKQTMLGLTMNAEAEKIVKTAARETGFTRPISIISAANGDATPANGSPRTAAKRPAAAGSVQSEALAHPLVKQALELFNGEVRSVLDLREKRNG; this is translated from the coding sequence ATGGCATACCTCGTACTCGCCCGTAAATATCGTCCCCAATTTTTTTCCGATGTCGCCGGGCAGGACCATGTCACGCGCACTCTGATGAATGCGCTCTCTCAGGGCAGAATCGCCCACGGCTACATCTTTAGCGGCCACCGCGGCATTGGCAAGACAACTATCGCGCGAATCCTGGCCATGGCCCTGAACTGCCGCAATGCCATCGGCTCCGCACAGCGTCCGACCGCGGAGCCTTGTGGTGTCTGCGAATCTTGCACCGAGATCCGCGCCGGGAATGCGGTTGACGTGATTGAGATCGATGCCGCCACGAACCGCGGCATTGACGAGATTCGCGAACTTCGTGACGCTGCCCGCTATCGTCCGGCTCGCGACCGTTACAAGATTTACATCCTCGACGAGGCGCACCAGATTACGGACGCTGCCTTCAACGCCCTCCTCAAGACGCTCGAAGAGCCGCCCGACCACGTCGTCTTCATGATGGCGACAACCCAGCCAGAAGATATTCCGCAGACTATCCGTTCGCGGTGTCAACATTTCAGCTTCCACGCGGTCAAGTTCGACGACATTCTCGAGCAACTGCGCACCATCGCCGCCCAGGAAAACGTTACGGCTACTCCGGCGGCTCTGGCTCTGCTCGCGGAGGCCGGTGACGGATCGATGCGCGATGCGCTCTCAATCATGGACCAGGCGATCGCCAGTGCTCCGGTCACCGGGGACCAGCCCCATTTGGATGCGCCGCAGATTCTTGAGTTAATGGGCAGCGTTCCCAATACTGTCTTCGAGCGGCTCATGGAGGCGATCAGCGAAAACCAGAGCGCCACCGTGATCGAGGAGATAAACCGTCTGCTCAATGCGGGAAACAGTCCGGCACAGCTCGCCCGGCAGTTCGTTCGCTATCTGCGCAATTGCCTGATGGCCCGGCTGGGCGGGGAGTCCAGCGAGCTCCTGCAGATTTCTCCAGATGAGCGGGCACGCGCCGCTCGTTCGGCAATGCTGTTCTCTGAAGAAGACCTGACTCGCTTTCTGGACGTGATGTTGCGCACCTTTGATCAGCTGAACTACCGGCAGGAGCAGCGCTTTCATCTAGAACTTGGCCTTTTGAAATTGGTCCACTTGCAGCGCTTGCTGCCCGTGGAGCAGTTTCTCAGTCAATTGCCAGTTCCCGGAAAAACGCCCGGTGGTGGCGGCCTGCCTGGCGGCGGTCCAGTCAGGACGCTTCGCAGCACTAGTCCGGCGCCGCCATCACAAGCCCCAACCGCCAGTCCAAGTTCCCAGCAACCGGGGGCGAAAGCGAATTCCCTTCCAGCCGTGCCGTTCTCGCCCTTTGGCGCCGAGACTGACCGGAAGATGGAAGACCAAGCTGCCAAGTCTGAAAGCAGCCCGCCACCAGTCCCAGCGGCAATGTCCGTTCCTCGTGCCCCAACCCCGCTGGAGGTAACATCTTCAGCCGTCGAAATGCCAGACGCAGTCGCTCTTGCCGGTCCAGTGTCAACCGAATCGGAGCCAGAGAACAGGGTGGTGCAGGTCGAGCGAACCCTACCTACGTTCGATCTGGATACACTGCGCGATGCAGTGAGCAATGCGCTTGAAGCCGCCGGTCACCATACCGCCGCAGCGTTGCTCTCGAACGGCAACTGGCTTGAGGCAGATGGCAATGTAAGGGTCGAAGTCCGAATCAAGCAGACGATGCTCGGCCTGACCATGAATGCCGAAGCCGAGAAGATCGTCAAAACGGCGGCGCGGGAGACCGGATTCACCCGGCCGATTTCTATTATTTCGGCTGCCAATGGAGACGCAACCCCGGCCAACGGTAGTCCGCGCACCGCAGCAAAGCGCCCCGCCGCTGCAGGCAGTGTGCAGTCCGAAGCGTTGGCCCATCCACTGGTGAAGCAGGCTCTCGAATTATTTAACGGCGAAGTGCGCAGTGTCCTGGACCTGCGCGAGAAACGGAATGGGTGA
- the recR gene encoding recombination mediator RecR, giving the protein MSQLIEELRKLPGIGAKSAQRLAFHILRSPASDAEALAMAVRELKAKLRLCSVCNNITDVDPCVYCSSPTRNQHLVCVVEEPTNIGSIEKTRSYNGVYHVLHGTLSPLHGVGPEHLRTGNLLARVERGEIEEVILATNPTVEGEATAGYLAELLHATPVKVTRIATGVPAGSDIEYADEVTISRAIEGRREI; this is encoded by the coding sequence ATGTCGCAACTGATCGAAGAATTGCGCAAGCTTCCTGGAATCGGCGCCAAAAGCGCCCAGCGGCTGGCTTTCCATATCCTGCGCTCGCCTGCTTCTGACGCGGAAGCGCTGGCCATGGCGGTGCGCGAGTTGAAGGCCAAGCTCAGACTTTGCTCAGTGTGCAACAACATCACCGACGTGGATCCATGCGTCTATTGCTCCAGCCCCACCCGCAACCAGCATCTAGTGTGCGTGGTCGAGGAGCCTACCAACATCGGCAGCATTGAAAAGACCCGGAGCTACAACGGCGTCTACCACGTTCTGCACGGCACACTGTCTCCTCTGCATGGCGTCGGTCCTGAACATTTGAGAACCGGGAACCTCCTGGCGCGGGTTGAGCGTGGCGAAATCGAAGAAGTCATCCTCGCCACCAATCCGACCGTCGAGGGAGAAGCCACCGCCGGTTACCTCGCCGAACTGCTTCATGCCACGCCCGTGAAAGTCACCCGCATCGCGACGGGCGTTCCCGCAGGGAGCGATATTGAATATGCAGACGAGGTCACCATCTCTCGCGCTATCGAAGGTCGCCGTGAGATCTAA
- the menC gene encoding o-succinylbenzoate synthase has protein sequence MKLDAIFLRELRIPLVKPFITSFGSTTDRRILLVEIKSEGLTGWGECVAGEHPYFSYETIDTAWLMLQHELAPALAAAEIAHSGKCPSIFKHVRGHRMAKAALENAVWDLEAQMRNVPLAQLLGGTRDVINCGVSIGIQPSIPVLLEEIEKELAAGYQRIKLKCRPGWDTEVFAAVRNRWPEITLSCDANSAYRMRDIECIVEWDQFDMLMIEQPLWADDFYFHSMLQKRMETAICLDESIRNRRDALAAIEMESCRIINLKCGRVGGFSEAIAVHNVAQERGIRVWCGGMLESGIGRSHNIALSSLPNFSLPGDVSASMRYWQEDIIDPVVKVSSAGQIQVPETPGRGFEVRTDLVERLTVRKEEIRAMQLVS, from the coding sequence ATGAAGCTTGATGCGATTTTTCTCCGTGAATTGCGAATTCCCCTTGTTAAGCCATTTATCACCAGCTTCGGATCCACTACGGATCGGCGAATTCTGCTGGTTGAGATCAAGTCAGAGGGGCTGACCGGCTGGGGCGAGTGCGTCGCTGGTGAACATCCATATTTCAGCTACGAGACGATTGACACCGCCTGGCTGATGCTGCAGCATGAGTTGGCTCCGGCCCTGGCCGCTGCCGAGATCGCCCATAGTGGCAAATGTCCCTCGATCTTCAAGCACGTACGCGGCCATCGCATGGCCAAGGCGGCGCTCGAGAATGCAGTATGGGATCTAGAAGCACAGATGCGGAATGTGCCTTTGGCGCAGCTGCTTGGCGGCACGAGAGATGTCATTAACTGCGGTGTTTCGATTGGGATACAGCCATCTATTCCAGTATTACTTGAGGAAATAGAGAAAGAACTTGCGGCCGGATATCAACGCATTAAGCTCAAATGCAGACCCGGCTGGGACACAGAAGTATTTGCCGCCGTTCGAAATCGCTGGCCAGAAATTACTCTCAGTTGCGATGCCAATTCGGCATACCGGATGAGAGACATTGAATGCATCGTCGAGTGGGACCAGTTCGATATGCTCATGATCGAGCAGCCCCTCTGGGCAGATGATTTTTATTTCCATTCCATGCTGCAGAAGCGGATGGAAACGGCGATCTGCCTGGACGAGTCAATCCGCAACCGCCGTGATGCCTTAGCCGCGATCGAGATGGAGTCCTGCCGGATCATCAACCTCAAATGCGGCCGGGTCGGCGGTTTCAGCGAAGCGATCGCTGTTCACAACGTCGCTCAGGAACGGGGTATTCGGGTGTGGTGCGGCGGCATGCTCGAGTCGGGAATCGGCAGGTCTCACAACATTGCGCTGTCCTCGCTGCCTAACTTCTCCTTGCCGGGTGATGTGTCCGCGTCCATGCGCTACTGGCAGGAAGACATCATCGATCCGGTCGTCAAAGTTTCCTCGGCTGGACAAATCCAAGTGCCCGAGACACCTGGTAGGGGCTTTGAGGTACGCACTGATCTCGTCGAGCGGTTAACAGTGCGTAAGGAAGAGATTCGTGCCATGCAGCTGGTCTCCTAA
- a CDS encoding tetratricopeptide repeat protein → MDFREYSNKLGSREAKVEKLREPPLMRLKWEQWRRSKDWSELLVAGVSMQNRVFFAVGLLMASVVAVLIPAHAQNASQPPPASSQSDAGNTSAANKDQSKTHPDSKTPPEAPAPKKKATTAEDNPFPEDVSKQAAAAAAADAKSAATPDAPAPTAPGSTSGTEANGSSSRDNIDKLGLDDPARKQLKLESPDGSSDVYDQKRATEDVRVGQFYLKTGDFKGAYARFKDATSFNHEDAEAVFWLAEAARKMNLPQEAEQNYEIYLEAVPDGPNAKTARKALAELISSKKP, encoded by the coding sequence ATGGATTTCCGAGAGTATAGCAATAAGCTGGGCAGCAGGGAGGCGAAAGTTGAGAAGCTCCGTGAGCCTCCGTTGATGCGTCTAAAATGGGAGCAGTGGCGCAGGTCGAAAGACTGGAGCGAACTGCTGGTTGCCGGGGTGAGTATGCAAAACCGGGTCTTCTTCGCTGTCGGACTGCTGATGGCCAGCGTTGTCGCGGTGCTCATTCCCGCGCATGCGCAGAACGCAAGTCAACCTCCGCCTGCTTCAAGTCAGTCCGATGCAGGAAATACCAGCGCGGCCAATAAAGACCAGAGCAAGACACACCCAGACAGTAAAACACCGCCAGAGGCTCCAGCCCCCAAAAAGAAGGCCACTACAGCTGAAGACAACCCGTTCCCCGAAGATGTCTCGAAACAGGCGGCCGCAGCAGCGGCAGCTGATGCGAAGTCGGCGGCGACGCCGGACGCACCCGCGCCCACCGCACCGGGCTCGACGAGCGGCACGGAGGCCAATGGGAGTTCGAGCCGCGATAACATCGACAAACTTGGCTTGGACGATCCCGCGCGCAAGCAGCTCAAGCTCGAATCCCCCGACGGCTCATCCGACGTTTACGACCAAAAACGGGCAACTGAGGACGTTCGCGTGGGTCAGTTCTATTTGAAGACGGGGGACTTCAAGGGGGCTTATGCGCGCTTCAAAGACGCGACCAGCTTCAATCATGAAGATGCCGAGGCGGTCTTCTGGTTGGCCGAGGCGGCGAGGAAGATGAACCTTCCTCAGGAAGCGGAGCAGAACTATGAGATTTACCTGGAAGCAGTGCCCGATGGCCCCAACGCCAAGACCGCCCGAAAGGCGCTCGCAGAGCTAATCTCTTCGAAAAAGCCGTAG
- a CDS encoding prepilin peptidase, producing MVLGVQSHVFTLNDSGGEQRSWATLDLEIVAAYTRYRVPELISIFTVLAGLIFGSFLNVCISRLPQHESIVRPRSRCPVCRSPISSWDNIPILSWILLRGRCRACRSHISRRYPLIEATTAALFLLSILQFGMSFQGVAACVLCWLLLGLAAMDAETMLLPDALTVPGTALGVAYSGFYAGEHFFAWRAAGESLLAAAVAAAFIMLIRWLYWLARRREGIGLGDAKLLAMIAAWMGLWQAGLALFLAVVAAAAYGLILIALRRRLATASKLALRIPLGAFLGAGGIFALFEGMDALKWYFDLYR from the coding sequence TTGGTCCTCGGCGTCCAGTCCCATGTCTTTACTCTAAACGATAGCGGCGGAGAACAGCGTTCCTGGGCCACTCTCGATCTGGAAATTGTCGCCGCCTATACTCGCTACAGAGTGCCGGAACTCATCTCCATCTTTACTGTGCTTGCAGGCCTCATCTTTGGCAGTTTCTTGAATGTCTGCATCAGCCGCTTGCCCCAGCATGAATCGATCGTCAGGCCGCGTTCTCGGTGTCCGGTATGTCGCTCTCCTATATCCAGTTGGGACAATATTCCGATACTCAGCTGGATCCTGCTTCGAGGCCGTTGTCGCGCCTGCCGCAGCCACATTTCTCGCCGTTATCCACTGATCGAGGCAACAACTGCGGCGCTCTTCCTGCTTTCGATTCTGCAGTTTGGGATGAGTTTTCAAGGAGTAGCTGCTTGCGTCCTTTGCTGGCTCCTGCTCGGCTTGGCGGCGATGGACGCCGAGACCATGCTGCTGCCGGATGCGCTCACCGTGCCGGGGACCGCTTTAGGAGTGGCCTACTCTGGCTTCTATGCGGGAGAGCATTTCTTTGCGTGGCGGGCTGCGGGAGAGTCACTCCTGGCCGCAGCGGTAGCGGCGGCATTCATTATGCTGATCCGCTGGCTTTACTGGCTCGCCCGGAGGCGAGAGGGCATTGGGCTCGGCGATGCCAAGCTGCTGGCTATGATCGCCGCCTGGATGGGGCTCTGGCAAGCTGGGCTGGCACTATTTCTAGCTGTCGTAGCGGCGGCAGCTTACGGCCTCATCCTCATTGCTTTGCGTAGAAGACTGGCGACAGCATCGAAGCTCGCCCTTCGCATTCCGCTCGGAGCTTTCCTTGGAGCTGGCGGGATCTTTGCCCTCTTTGAAGGGATGGACGCTCTAAAGTGGTACTTTGACTTATACCGGTAG
- a CDS encoding YbaB/EbfC family nucleoid-associated protein yields the protein MNPLKMQEMLGQARAMQEQLQQKMSETVVEANSGGGAVCVRMNGQKQLQKLTIDPSAVLGLSGSAADVEMLEDLIIAAINDAGRRVDDAMKTGLSSMLGGLNLPPGLI from the coding sequence ATGAATCCTTTAAAGATGCAGGAAATGCTCGGCCAGGCACGAGCCATGCAGGAGCAGCTACAACAGAAGATGAGTGAAACCGTGGTCGAAGCCAACTCCGGCGGCGGCGCAGTCTGCGTCCGCATGAATGGCCAAAAGCAACTTCAAAAGCTCACCATCGATCCGTCGGCGGTTCTGGGACTAAGCGGCAGCGCTGCAGATGTCGAGATGCTTGAAGACCTTATCATCGCTGCGATCAATGACGCAGGCCGCCGCGTGGATGACGCCATGAAGACGGGTCTCTCGTCGATGCTAGGCGGCCTCAATCTGCCTCCGGGATTGATTTAA
- a CDS encoding GNAT family N-acetyltransferase translates to MKAPAQKILIRRCQGFDEFDVCVRMQTEIWGYDVRDTIPLREFIVIERIGGQVFGAFDLARSNEPGGDGKSLIGFAMSMPGVKDGQAYLHSHMLAVLPEYRDMGIGRKLKLAQRQDALARGIQRMEWTFDPLEIKNAYLNVARLGAVVHSYTPNFYGVFSSRLQAGLPTDRLHAEWWMNSPRVDSALNGEPALSSEVVETIVVPGAVQAWKQSPVTLSEAEAVQSEVRRRFLDAFTRGLTVVGFTKENSGKKLNGSGGGEINGVYQLGFWRRPEVPQLLKAARQPSHEA, encoded by the coding sequence ATGAAAGCTCCGGCGCAAAAGATTCTTATCCGCCGCTGCCAGGGCTTCGACGAGTTTGACGTCTGCGTGCGGATGCAGACGGAGATCTGGGGCTATGATGTCCGGGACACGATTCCGCTTCGGGAGTTCATCGTAATCGAGCGCATCGGAGGCCAGGTTTTTGGCGCTTTCGACCTCGCCCGATCGAACGAGCCGGGTGGCGACGGCAAGAGCCTCATCGGCTTTGCCATGTCAATGCCTGGGGTGAAGGACGGGCAAGCCTATCTGCACTCCCATATGCTGGCTGTTCTTCCCGAATACCGTGACATGGGGATCGGCCGTAAGTTGAAGCTCGCGCAGCGGCAGGACGCGCTCGCCCGTGGTATTCAGCGCATGGAGTGGACCTTTGATCCGCTCGAAATCAAGAATGCCTACCTGAATGTCGCTCGGCTTGGGGCAGTAGTTCACAGCTATACCCCAAACTTTTATGGTGTATTCTCAAGTCGGCTGCAAGCAGGATTGCCGACCGACCGGCTCCATGCCGAATGGTGGATGAATTCTCCCCGGGTTGATTCAGCACTGAACGGCGAACCAGCTCTGTCCTCGGAAGTCGTCGAGACCATTGTCGTTCCGGGCGCGGTGCAAGCATGGAAGCAGTCCCCGGTCACGCTGTCTGAGGCCGAGGCGGTGCAGTCTGAAGTGAGAAGGCGGTTTCTCGATGCCTTCACCCGCGGCCTCACAGTCGTCGGATTCACGAAGGAAAATAGTGGGAAGAAGTTGAACGGATCCGGTGGTGGCGAAATCAACGGCGTGTATCAACTGGGCTTTTGGCGTAGACCCGAAGTACCGCAACTCCTGAAAGCAGCGAGACAACCTTCCCATGAAGCTTGA
- the mazG gene encoding nucleoside triphosphate pyrophosphohydrolase, which translates to MGLDAEDQGEDVPAAAGQVFADAVAIMARLRGVDGCPWDREQDFESIRRYTLEETYEVIDAIDRKDWKNLQEELGDLLLQVLFYAQMAAEPGYFNITDVIEGLNRKLVRRHPHVFGDQASAAAGNTSAALETSGIGAEQVLRNWEQIKIAEKGSVPDFAAKASVLDAVPRSFPALLEASKLGSKAAKSGFDWPDTDGVFAKLEEEIEELREVIPGPERNAISSEEQNRIEDELGDLLFTTVNLARHLGVDPELALRGTNQKFRRRYAAMESASISPLDRQSADQLESLWAGAKQVERSLPEPTR; encoded by the coding sequence ATGGGACTGGACGCCGAGGACCAAGGCGAAGATGTTCCGGCTGCGGCCGGACAAGTCTTTGCCGATGCGGTTGCGATCATGGCCCGGTTGCGAGGGGTCGACGGTTGTCCTTGGGACCGGGAGCAAGACTTCGAATCCATTCGCAGGTACACGCTCGAGGAGACCTACGAAGTCATCGACGCGATCGATCGCAAGGATTGGAAAAACCTCCAGGAAGAACTTGGCGACTTGCTGCTGCAGGTGTTGTTCTATGCGCAGATGGCCGCTGAGCCCGGCTATTTCAACATCACCGACGTAATCGAAGGATTGAACCGGAAGCTGGTGCGGCGGCACCCGCATGTCTTCGGTGATCAGGCTTCTGCGGCTGCTGGAAATACATCTGCGGCTTTAGAGACGAGCGGGATCGGCGCGGAGCAGGTGTTGCGCAACTGGGAGCAGATCAAGATTGCCGAAAAGGGAAGCGTCCCGGACTTCGCTGCCAAAGCATCGGTTCTCGATGCGGTTCCACGATCCTTCCCCGCGCTGTTGGAAGCTTCCAAGCTGGGATCGAAGGCGGCCAAGAGCGGCTTCGACTGGCCGGACACCGATGGAGTCTTCGCCAAATTGGAAGAAGAGATCGAAGAATTGCGTGAAGTTATTCCGGGTCCAGAGAGAAACGCGATCAGTTCGGAGGAGCAAAATCGAATTGAGGATGAACTCGGCGATCTACTTTTTACCACAGTGAACCTGGCACGCCACCTTGGCGTCGATCCCGAACTTGCCTTGCGCGGAACCAACCAGAAGTTTCGCCGTCGCTACGCGGCGATGGAGTCTGCCTCCATCTCGCCTCTGGACCGACAGTCCGCCGATCAACTCGAGTCACTCTGGGCGGGGGCGAAGCAGGTAGAGCGCAGTCTTCCGGAGCCGACCAGATGA
- a CDS encoding response regulator: MPETVAKPKVLVADDERVIADTLVIILNQAGFDATAVYSGERAVELAGTLQPEMLISDVIMPDLNGIDAAITIRKILPSCKILLFSGQAATADLLDKARSQGHEFEILAKPVHPQDLLAKLKG; this comes from the coding sequence ATGCCAGAGACTGTAGCTAAGCCAAAAGTACTCGTCGCCGACGATGAACGAGTGATTGCCGATACCCTTGTAATCATCTTGAACCAGGCCGGGTTCGACGCCACGGCCGTTTACTCCGGAGAAAGAGCGGTCGAACTAGCCGGCACTCTGCAACCTGAAATGCTGATCAGCGATGTCATCATGCCCGATCTGAATGGCATCGACGCGGCGATTACGATTCGCAAGATTCTCCCGTCCTGTAAGATTTTGCTGTTTTCCGGTCAGGCTGCAACCGCGGACCTGCTCGACAAGGCCAGGAGCCAGGGACACGAGTTTGAGATTTTGGCAAAGCCCGTCCATCCGCAAGATCTGCTCGCCAAACTCAAGGGTTAG
- a CDS encoding AAA-associated domain-containing protein: MVEAKIQTDTETIIRAQQVEKFYSQPSENRIQVIAPTDLSIVPGEIVALLGPSGSGKSTLLRMLSGLSTPSAGQVLWHGKPIGSVQINVSIVFQSFALFPWLTVLENVEAPLKARGMEPDERRERSMRILDTVGLDGFQAAYPKELSGGMRQRVGFARALVVEPEVLFMDEPFSALDVLTAENLRSELLELWEKKTIPTKSIFIVTHNIEEAVLLADRIIVLGRNPGHIRTDFKVTLLHPRDRKAAPFTGIVDYIYKVLTRPDVIPANEPTHQHPSRPRDQRQMKYETLPHARPGGIAGLLELLIDHQGRADIYRLADDLAFEIDDLFPIVEAAQLLDFLHVEEGDAAITPAGHEYAESEILRQKELFRKAAVEHVLLLRQITRALENKSDHTVPEEFFMDMLDEQFSEEETRRQMETAINWGRYAELFDFDAARRRFVLPEVEATADSIEEVKG; the protein is encoded by the coding sequence ATGGTTGAAGCCAAGATTCAGACCGATACGGAGACGATTATCCGTGCTCAGCAGGTCGAGAAGTTCTACTCGCAGCCGAGCGAAAACCGGATCCAGGTGATCGCTCCGACCGATCTCTCGATTGTACCGGGCGAAATTGTGGCGCTCCTCGGCCCCTCCGGCTCTGGCAAATCCACTCTGCTGCGCATGCTGTCCGGCCTCTCGACTCCATCGGCCGGCCAGGTGCTCTGGCATGGCAAACCAATTGGCTCGGTCCAGATCAACGTCTCGATTGTCTTTCAGAGTTTCGCCTTGTTCCCGTGGCTCACCGTTCTTGAAAACGTCGAAGCGCCCCTCAAGGCGCGTGGCATGGAACCAGACGAGCGCCGTGAACGAAGTATGCGCATCCTCGACACTGTCGGTCTGGACGGTTTTCAAGCCGCTTATCCCAAGGAGCTTTCCGGCGGCATGCGCCAACGCGTCGGCTTCGCCCGGGCGCTGGTCGTTGAGCCCGAAGTGCTTTTCATGGACGAACCGTTCTCGGCGCTAGACGTATTGACCGCAGAGAACCTCCGCTCCGAACTGCTCGAATTGTGGGAGAAGAAGACCATACCCACGAAGTCCATCTTCATCGTCACCCACAACATTGAAGAAGCCGTACTCTTAGCAGACCGGATTATTGTCCTGGGCCGCAATCCCGGCCATATTCGCACCGATTTCAAGGTCACGCTGCTGCACCCGCGCGACCGCAAGGCTGCACCTTTTACCGGCATCGTTGACTATATCTACAAAGTCCTCACCCGGCCGGATGTCATCCCCGCCAACGAACCGACGCATCAGCATCCGTCCAGGCCACGAGACCAACGGCAGATGAAATATGAGACGCTGCCGCACGCCCGCCCTGGCGGCATTGCAGGCCTGCTCGAGTTGCTCATCGACCACCAAGGCCGAGCCGATATATACCGCCTCGCCGACGATCTGGCCTTTGAAATCGACGACCTTTTTCCGATCGTTGAAGCCGCCCAGTTACTTGACTTTCTTCACGTCGAGGAAGGCGACGCGGCCATCACTCCGGCCGGCCATGAATACGCCGAATCGGAGATCTTGCGGCAAAAGGAACTCTTTCGCAAGGCGGCCGTCGAGCACGTGCTGCTGCTGCGACAGATCACGCGCGCGCTCGAGAACAAGTCAGATCACACGGTACCGGAAGAGTTCTTCATGGACATGCTCGATGAGCAGTTCAGCGAAGAGGAGACCCGCCGTCAGATGGAGACTGCCATCAACTGGGGCCGCTATGCCGAATTGTTCGACTTTGACGCCGCGCGCCGGCGCTTTGTCCTTCCTGAAGTTGAAGCGACCGCCGACTCTATCGAGGAAGTGAAGGGCTAG